A genomic window from Fusarium oxysporum Fo47 chromosome X, complete sequence includes:
- a CDS encoding uncharacterized protein (expressed protein) → MKSFFLFTTALLSSSVLAQSSSQAGGQGGGSVLPTCAQPCALRAIQDSKCGSEDPGCVCKAPGFAESYVSCVNTNCSPSDAAAAIAASIRLCQAAGVTITAVPSATAESQAPGSTSVAPVVPVPPVVPTAPPVATPTAPAPIPSTPASIPSTPVPTAGANSLNTGVAAIGMVWASMMFLFALM, encoded by the exons ATGAAgtccttcttccttttcaCCACTGCCCTTCTCTCCTCGTCTGTTTTGGCGCAGTCATCTTCCCAGGCTGGAGGACAAGGCGGCGGCAGTGTCCTTCCCACGTGCGCA CAACCTTGTGCCCTGAGGGCCATCCAAGATAGCAAATGCGGCTCTGAGGATCCTGGTTGCGTCTGCAAAGCTCCGGGGTTCGCCGAATCCTACGTCAGCTGCGTCAACACCAACTGCAGCCCTAGTGATGCCGCTG CTGCGATTGCTGCTAGCATTCGACTCTGCCAGGCTGCTGGCGTCACTATCACCGCCGTTCCGAGCGCCACGGCTGAGTCTCAGGCTCCTGGATCAACATCTGTTGCACCCGTTGTTCCCGTCCCGCCTGTC GTTCCTACTGCCCCTCCTGTCGCCACTCCAACTGCACCTGCGCCTATTCCTTCTACACCGGCGTCTATTCCTTCTACACCTGTTCCCACTGCTGGTGCCAACTCTCTCAACACCGGAGTCGCGGCTATTGGAATGGTATGGGCTTCCATGATGTTCTTGTTTGCTCTTATGTAG
- a CDS encoding major facilitator superfamily domain-containing protein gives MSPHQPTVVPSSGVSDSPSDTGSLKGRNKAENDGYPSDSVPPTAPALAAQQGQRMEAAMGDAILRFLRIRKPRRNDIYDLDAVATQPSIWDSPDIERYKELYIHPQWENWSAFDPNFRWTWREENAVRHKVDWKIMVWMCIMFAALNIDRNNIQNAVSDNMLDDLGITHADYNIGQTISRVGFLVAELPSQLISKRIGPDMWIPIQLCIFSLISAMQFFLKGRASFLATRYLIATFQGGFIPYWYTGTRLPIRLAWFWMSSQLVDIGVGFAAVGMLSMRGMLGYEGWRWLFLIEGAFTFLIGVASFFLMPQSPARTKSWWNPKGYFTEHEQKIIVNSVIRDDPQKGGMYNRQGLSVRQIWECTKDYDMWPLYALGLLFGLPKYPVNQYLTLSFRGLGFNVIETNLLSIPYIVGSCITMLAITAFTKGLLTAPSTHPIQVAWTSRNAGSVQNRTVSASLYNMWVQVSGMIGANIYQPSDSPRYFKANTGLLVICVWMCLVQYPGTFFYYRWRNNQRAKKWDAMTPEEQHIYRTTTTDKGNKR, from the exons ATGTCGCCTCATCAGCCTACCGTCGTCCCTTCGTCGGGAGTATCAGACTCTCCATCCGACACTGGAAGTTTGAAGGGCAGAAACAAGGCTGAAAACGATGGATATCCCAGCGACTCAGTGCCTCCAACCGCCCCAGCCCTGGCTGCTCAGCAGGGGCAGCGTATGGAAGCGGCAATGGGAGATGCGATCCTACGATTTCTGCGAATAAGAAAACCTCGAAGGAACGACATCTACGATCTCGATGCG GTCGCGACGCAGCCCAGTATCTGGGACTCACCCGACATCGAGCGATACAAAGAATTGTATATCCACCCGCAGTGGGAGAACTGGTCAGCCTTTGATCCCAACTTCCGTTGGACGTGGCGTGAAGAGAATGCTGTTCGCCACAAAGTTGACTGGAAGATCATG GTTTGGATGTGTATCATGTTTGCAGCGTTGAACATTGATAGGAATAATATCCAAAACGCTGTATCGGATAACATGCTTGATGATTTGGGCATTACACACGCCGACTAC AATATTGGACAAACCATTTCTCGAGTTGGCTTCCTTGTTGCTGAGTTACCTTCACAGCTGATCTCGAAGCG AATTGGACCCGATATGTGGATTCCTATCCAGCTTTGTATCTTCAGCCTGATATCCGCGATGCAGTTCTTCCTGAAGGGCCGCGCATCATTTCTTGCTACACGATACTTGAT TGCTACATTCCAAGGAGGCTTCATTCC TTACTGGTATACTGGCACAAGG CTCCCAATCCGACTAGCGTGGTTTTGGATGTCTTCGCAACTTG TCGATATTGGAGTTGGTTTCGCTGCCGTCGGTATGCTCTCCATGCGTGGAATGCTTGGATATGAAGGTTGGAGATggctcttcctcatcgaaGGAGCGTTCACCT TTCTGATCGGCGTTGCATCCTTCTTCCTGATGCCTCAATCACCAGCTAGAACGAAGAGTTGGTGGAACCCAAAGGGATACTTCACCGAGCATGAACAGAAGATCATTGTCAATTCTG TTATCCGTGACGACCCACAGAAGGGGGGCATGTACAATCGACAAGGTCTATCCGTCCGTCAAATCTGGGAATGCACCAAAGACTACGATATGTGGCCGCTTTACGCCCTCGGTCTTCTCTTCGGTCTGCCAAAGTACCCTGTCAACCAATACCTCACTTTATCCTTCCGTGGACTGGGCTTCAACGTCATCGAGACCAACCTTCTGTCCATTCCATATATCGTCGGATCCTGCATCACAATGCTTGCCATCACAGCGTTCA CAAAAGGCTTGCTAACAGCGCCCAGTACTCATCCCATCCAAGTCGCATGGACGAGCAGGAATGCGGGGTCCGTGCAGAACAGAACAGTTTCAGCATC ACTCTACAATATGTGGGTTCAAGTCAGTGGAATGATCGGAGCAAACA TCTATCAGCCAAGCGACTCGCCACGATACTTCAAAGCCAATACAGGTCTACTCGTCATTTGTGTATGGATGTGT CTCGTTCAATATCCCGGGACATTCTTTTATTACAGGTGGAGGAACAACCAGAGGGCCAAGAAATGGGACGCCATGACCCCAGAGGAGCAGCATATTTACAGGACTACCACAACCGATAAGGGCAACAAGCGGTGA